The following coding sequences lie in one Bifidobacterium sp. ESL0690 genomic window:
- a CDS encoding MGMT family protein → MSGTFNARVYDVVKKIPEGKVATYGQVAALAGNPRNARFVGYALHSNPEPGVIPCHRVVFRDGSLAPGFAFGGPDRQRALLEDEGVSFLPPAPKHENAGEEGWVVDMKRCQWQC, encoded by the coding sequence ATGAGCGGAACATTCAATGCGCGGGTCTACGATGTCGTCAAGAAAATTCCTGAAGGCAAGGTGGCCACGTACGGCCAGGTGGCGGCGCTCGCGGGCAATCCGCGTAACGCGAGGTTTGTGGGTTATGCGTTGCATTCCAATCCCGAGCCAGGCGTGATTCCGTGCCATCGCGTGGTGTTCCGCGACGGATCGCTGGCACCGGGCTTTGCGTTCGGCGGTCCCGACCGTCAACGGGCGTTGCTTGAGGATGAGGGTGTGTCATTTCTGCCTCCCGCGCCCAAGCATGAGAACGCCGGCGAAGAAGGATGGGTCGTCGACATGAAGCGTTGCCAGTGGCAGTGCTGA
- a CDS encoding YraN family protein: MNTQISAAQQRQTTTCFGGSTNTDDNTVLNDTDLNSTASEGLLAELEEELAMPDLSAKQLGKIGEQYAAAWLAQLGWHVLARNWSTRFGELDIIMMTPEHIVVFVEVKTRRTQRYGSPQEAITPHKQANLHHAGALWLAGPGKSIRRTGIRFDAMSILLEGNRPRVQHIPGAF; this comes from the coding sequence ATGAACACACAAATTTCAGCAGCACAACAGCGTCAGACCACCACTTGCTTTGGCGGCAGCACAAACACAGACGACAACACCGTCCTGAACGACACCGATCTCAACAGCACCGCCTCAGAAGGCCTGCTGGCAGAGCTTGAAGAAGAGCTTGCCATGCCGGACCTTTCGGCCAAGCAACTCGGCAAAATCGGCGAGCAGTACGCAGCGGCGTGGCTGGCGCAGCTCGGCTGGCACGTTTTGGCCAGAAACTGGAGCACACGATTCGGCGAGCTCGACATCATTATGATGACGCCAGAACATATCGTGGTGTTCGTGGAGGTGAAAACCCGGAGAACGCAACGCTATGGCAGCCCGCAAGAAGCCATCACCCCTCACAAACAGGCCAATCTCCATCACGCTGGTGCGCTTTGGCTTGCCGGACCTGGTAAATCGATACGACGAACAGGCATCCGCTTCGATGCCATGTCTATCTTGCTGGAGGGCAACAGGCCAAGGGTCCAACACATACCGGGGGCGTTCTGA
- a CDS encoding pyridoxamine kinase translates to MQEDTTLYERDPKYIPRVAAVHDMCGYGKCSLTAAIPILSACGCDVCPVPTALFSAHTKFPVYTFHDTTDMLSGYLDAWQKVNVQLDGIYSGFLGSAEQVDIIKRMYREYPKALRLVDPVMGDGGQMYPTYSKEMCDAVKTLVDGADVLMPNLTEASILTGRDYPGQNLSDDEATDWVGALLDMGAKNVVLKGIDRGDGKLRNFVGSASAGASARVELAHDKLPYMIHGTGDAFASALCGAVMAGKTLGESAQVAGEFVRHAMESTRNQPDFEQRGVSFELNLGELTGLVG, encoded by the coding sequence ATGCAAGAAGATACGACGCTTTATGAGCGCGACCCCAAATATATCCCCCGCGTTGCGGCAGTGCACGACATGTGCGGCTACGGCAAATGCTCGCTGACCGCTGCGATCCCGATTCTTTCGGCGTGCGGCTGCGACGTGTGCCCCGTGCCGACGGCCCTGTTTTCGGCGCACACCAAGTTCCCGGTCTATACTTTCCACGACACCACGGATATGCTTTCCGGCTATCTCGACGCGTGGCAGAAGGTGAACGTCCAGCTCGACGGCATCTATTCCGGCTTCCTCGGCTCGGCCGAACAAGTGGACATCATCAAGCGCATGTACCGCGAATACCCGAAGGCACTGCGGCTGGTCGACCCCGTGATGGGCGACGGCGGGCAGATGTATCCAACGTATTCCAAGGAGATGTGTGATGCGGTCAAGACACTTGTGGATGGCGCAGACGTCTTGATGCCAAACCTCACCGAGGCCAGCATCCTCACCGGACGCGACTACCCGGGTCAGAACCTGAGCGATGACGAGGCGACAGACTGGGTTGGCGCACTGCTTGACATGGGCGCGAAGAACGTCGTATTGAAGGGCATCGACCGCGGCGACGGCAAGCTGCGCAACTTCGTGGGCAGCGCGAGCGCCGGGGCTTCCGCGCGCGTCGAACTGGCTCACGACAAGCTCCCCTATATGATCCACGGCACCGGCGATGCCTTCGCTTCGGCGCTGTGCGGTGCAGTGATGGCCGGCAAGACGCTCGGCGAATCGGCGCAGGTTGCCGGCGAATTCGTGCGTCACGCCATGGAATCCACCCGTAACCAGCCTGATTTCGAGCAGCGTGGCGTGAGCTTCGAGCTCAACCTCGGCGAGCTGACCGGATTGGTCGGCTGA
- a CDS encoding 2Fe-2S iron-sulfur cluster-binding protein — MSEDAMRGMNVTIRIQRFTPAPEREHARRHSSSPFGSKARGGSPFGSSSSRRRIRGKHFTQDYTVEALAGQTVLDCLLDIKRNIDPTLAFRYSCGHGICGSDAVSINGTPTLLCTAKIEDYAKVESNPAGDTKTSANEGFRSTGATENAADNTHAKADAKTISKGNNAAHVGSNSADSNNSSYANNLGNFGNTNGSNNTDDSYDHSNSLATQRTTSASTVIEIAPLPGFPVLRDLIVDIDQMMNQIKKLEPYLKADGKLATTKDGKIDMFEYLQSPEELKRYELLSNCISCGVCEGSCPVYAGGEAFIGPAALIAQSRFINDSRDNATNERLDAIATADGITACQSVRACSRECPRGIDVGEEMWKLTERVKNHQK; from the coding sequence ATGAGTGAAGATGCAATGCGTGGCATGAATGTGACCATACGAATCCAGCGGTTCACACCGGCACCGGAACGCGAGCATGCCCGCCGTCACTCTTCCAGCCCGTTCGGAAGCAAGGCGCGGGGCGGCAGCCCGTTCGGCTCTTCTTCATCACGTCGCCGCATCCGCGGCAAACATTTCACGCAGGACTACACCGTTGAAGCGCTGGCCGGCCAGACCGTGCTCGACTGCCTGCTCGACATCAAACGCAACATCGACCCGACGCTAGCGTTCCGCTATTCCTGCGGCCACGGCATCTGCGGCTCCGACGCAGTATCCATCAACGGCACACCGACACTGCTATGCACTGCCAAAATCGAGGACTATGCCAAAGTAGAATCGAATCCGGCTGGCGATACAAAGACATCAGCCAACGAGGGATTCCGCTCGACCGGAGCTACGGAAAATGCAGCCGACAATACTCACGCCAAAGCCGATGCCAAAACGATTTCCAAGGGCAATAATGCCGCGCATGTGGGTTCCAACTCCGCTGATTCCAACAATTCTAGCTATGCCAACAACCTCGGCAATTTTGGCAACACCAATGGCTCCAACAACACCGACGATTCCTATGACCATAGCAACTCACTAGCAACTCAGCGCACCACATCCGCTTCTACCGTCATCGAAATCGCGCCTCTCCCCGGCTTCCCAGTGCTCCGCGACCTCATCGTCGACATCGACCAGATGATGAACCAGATCAAAAAGCTCGAGCCCTATTTGAAGGCCGACGGCAAGCTGGCCACCACCAAAGACGGCAAAATCGACATGTTCGAGTACTTGCAGAGCCCCGAAGAACTCAAGCGCTATGAGCTTCTGAGCAACTGCATCTCGTGCGGCGTATGTGAAGGCAGCTGCCCGGTCTACGCCGGCGGCGAGGCGTTCATCGGCCCGGCAGCATTGATTGCCCAATCACGGTTCATCAACGATTCGCGGGACAACGCCACCAACGAACGTCTTGATGCCATCGCCACCGCAGACGGCATCACCGCCTGTCAATCCGTTCGCGCCTGCAGCCGTGAGTGCCCACGCGGCATCGATGTCGGCGAAGAAATGTGGAAGCTGACCGAACGTGTTAAGAATCATCAGAAGTGA
- a CDS encoding YifB family Mg chelatase-like AAA ATPase, whose protein sequence is MAIGTAMSVGLVGLKANAIQMQAFISPGLPYFSIIGLPDTSLSEARERVKSACQASGFSWPETRVTVNLSPASLPKRGSSHDMAIAVSVLSAAGVIPHDCLADTVVLGELNLDGSVLPVTGVLPIALYAREHGIDQIIVPERNVEEAELVEGLNVIGIRHLGELIELMGGEAKYHINETRIPADQTSNDDEANLAPPVGDMAEVIGQERTKWALEVAAAGGHHLLMTGPPGSGKTMLASRMPGIMCPLNEQEQLEVASIRSLCGTLPNYGISDVPPFEAPHHTASTASLVGGGSGIATPGAITRAHRGVLFMDEAPEFSPRSLQTLREPLESGYVALSRSKGTTYYPANFQLIMAANPCPCGYGYGDGSRCTCKEKDRIRYFSRLSGPILDRIDIQVEVPPVEHLMTKDSQPQTTSEQMRHKVTEARHIAQARFTAYHWTCNAQASGTWLRENTSKAALTLIDEALETERLSLRGADRALRLAWTLADLAGKSSPGHEEMMQGIALRTKES, encoded by the coding sequence ATGGCCATCGGAACGGCGATGTCGGTGGGATTGGTGGGGCTCAAGGCCAATGCCATCCAGATGCAGGCCTTCATCTCGCCGGGCCTGCCGTATTTCTCCATCATCGGTCTGCCGGACACCTCGCTGAGTGAGGCGCGTGAACGTGTGAAATCCGCCTGCCAGGCCAGTGGTTTCAGTTGGCCGGAGACGCGAGTTACCGTCAACCTCTCCCCTGCTTCCCTGCCCAAACGCGGCTCATCGCACGACATGGCCATCGCCGTTTCCGTGCTGAGCGCGGCCGGGGTCATACCCCACGATTGTCTGGCCGACACGGTGGTGCTCGGCGAACTGAACCTCGACGGCTCGGTGCTGCCGGTCACCGGAGTGCTGCCGATTGCGCTTTACGCCCGCGAACACGGCATCGACCAGATCATCGTGCCGGAGCGCAACGTCGAGGAAGCAGAACTTGTAGAGGGACTCAATGTCATCGGCATTCGCCATCTGGGCGAACTCATCGAACTGATGGGTGGAGAGGCGAAATACCATATCAACGAAACCCGGATTCCCGCTGACCAGACATCCAACGATGACGAAGCGAACCTTGCTCCTCCGGTCGGTGACATGGCCGAGGTCATCGGTCAGGAACGCACGAAATGGGCTCTTGAAGTCGCTGCAGCTGGCGGTCATCATCTGCTGATGACCGGACCACCCGGCTCAGGGAAAACCATGCTCGCCTCACGAATGCCCGGCATTATGTGCCCGTTGAACGAGCAGGAACAGCTTGAGGTCGCCTCGATCCGTTCGCTGTGCGGAACGCTACCGAACTACGGCATCAGCGATGTGCCGCCGTTCGAAGCCCCGCACCACACGGCTTCCACGGCATCGCTGGTCGGTGGCGGGTCGGGCATCGCCACTCCGGGAGCCATCACGCGCGCCCATCGCGGGGTGCTTTTCATGGACGAAGCACCGGAATTCTCGCCACGTTCGCTGCAGACCTTGCGCGAGCCCTTGGAATCCGGTTATGTGGCGCTTTCACGCTCCAAGGGAACGACCTACTATCCCGCTAATTTCCAGCTCATTATGGCTGCCAATCCCTGCCCTTGCGGCTACGGGTACGGCGACGGTTCGCGATGCACTTGCAAAGAGAAGGATCGTATCCGCTATTTTTCAAGGCTTTCCGGCCCTATTCTGGATCGCATCGATATTCAGGTGGAAGTGCCGCCGGTGGAACATCTCATGACGAAGGACTCCCAGCCGCAGACCACCAGTGAGCAGATGCGGCACAAAGTCACCGAGGCCCGGCATATTGCCCAAGCCCGCTTCACCGCCTATCACTGGACCTGCAATGCGCAAGCCTCGGGCACGTGGCTGCGCGAGAACACCTCGAAAGCCGCACTCACGCTAATCGATGAGGCCCTGGAAACAGAACGGCTGAGCCTACGCGGGGCCGACCGCGCCCTGCGGCTGGCATGGACGCTTGCCGATCTGGCAGGCAAATCCTCGCCGGGCCATGAGGAAATGATGCAGGGCATCGCCCTACGAACGAAGGAGTCATGA
- a CDS encoding O-acetylhomoserine aminocarboxypropyltransferase/cysteine synthase family protein, protein MTDETTPKKYHFETLQLHVGQEEADPATDARAVPIYATTSYVFHDFDHAEARFALQDPGNIYGRLTNSTEDVFEKRMAALEGGTAALALASGAAAVEAALRNITQTGDHIVSSSHIYGGTFNLMRHTLPRDGITTTFVDPADPQNFEDAIQENTKLVYFETFGNPNADLPDFEAISKIAHKHNLPVFVDNTFATPYLFRPLENGADIVVESATKFIGGHGTTLGGLIVEGGHFNWAAVPGKFPTLTEPDPSYHGMNFYEALGETAFVTRARAIFLRDTGACISPFAAWLLLQGTETLSLRVERHVQNALKVVEYLQTVPEVESVSHPSIPGRIDHDLYEKYFPNGAGSIFTFDIKGGKDAARVFINNLHLFSLLANVADVKSLVVHPASTTHAQETREELESQGIHQGTIRLSIGTEYIDDIIDDLKGGFEALRASGLAK, encoded by the coding sequence ATGACCGACGAGACCACACCGAAGAAGTACCATTTCGAGACCCTGCAGCTGCATGTGGGCCAGGAGGAGGCCGACCCCGCCACCGATGCGCGCGCCGTACCGATTTACGCCACCACCAGCTACGTCTTCCATGACTTTGACCATGCCGAGGCGCGTTTCGCTCTGCAGGATCCGGGCAACATCTACGGCCGCCTGACCAACTCCACCGAAGACGTCTTCGAAAAGCGCATGGCCGCGCTCGAAGGCGGCACCGCGGCTCTTGCCCTGGCCAGTGGTGCGGCGGCGGTCGAGGCCGCACTGCGCAACATCACCCAGACTGGCGACCACATCGTCTCCTCCTCGCACATCTACGGCGGCACCTTCAACCTGATGCGCCACACCCTGCCGCGCGACGGCATCACCACCACCTTCGTCGACCCGGCCGACCCGCAGAACTTCGAGGACGCCATCCAGGAGAACACCAAGCTCGTCTACTTCGAGACCTTCGGCAACCCGAACGCCGACCTGCCCGATTTCGAGGCCATCTCCAAGATTGCGCACAAGCACAACCTGCCGGTGTTCGTCGACAACACCTTCGCCACCCCGTACCTCTTCCGTCCGCTGGAGAACGGCGCCGACATCGTCGTGGAGTCGGCCACCAAGTTCATCGGTGGCCACGGCACGACGCTCGGCGGCCTCATCGTCGAAGGCGGGCATTTCAACTGGGCCGCGGTGCCGGGCAAGTTCCCGACCCTGACCGAGCCGGACCCGTCCTATCATGGCATGAACTTCTACGAGGCGCTGGGTGAGACGGCCTTCGTCACCCGCGCCCGTGCCATCTTCCTGCGCGATACTGGTGCCTGCATCAGCCCGTTCGCCGCCTGGCTGTTGCTGCAAGGCACCGAAACGCTGTCGCTGCGCGTCGAGCGCCACGTCCAGAACGCGCTTAAGGTGGTCGAATACCTGCAGACCGTGCCCGAGGTCGAGTCCGTCTCGCATCCCTCGATTCCCGGCCGCATCGACCATGACCTTTACGAGAAGTACTTCCCGAACGGCGCCGGCTCGATCTTCACCTTCGACATCAAGGGCGGCAAGGACGCGGCGCGCGTGTTCATCAACAACCTGCACCTCTTCAGCCTGCTCGCCAACGTCGCGGACGTGAAGAGTCTCGTCGTGCACCCGGCCTCCACCACCCACGCCCAGGAGACGCGCGAGGAGCTGGAAAGCCAGGGCATCCATCAGGGCACCATCCGCCTGTCGATCGGCACTGAATATATCGACGATATCATCGATGATCTAAAGGGCGGTTTCGAGGCCCTGCGTGCCTCCGGCCTCGCCAAGTAG
- a CDS encoding FAD-binding protein, producing the protein MSPEQVEDMYDAVIIGAGAAGLSAALGILRSDKVKEMKTQGRNPKLLVISKLQALRSHTGSAEGGIAASLGNIEHDDWHWHYYDTVKGSDWLADQDAVKILAQYAPQTVVNLERSGVAFSRTEDGHIAQRKFGGHTKGYGKAPIKRAAYAADRIGHQILYALWQQCIGAGVQFAEEWYVTDLVLNGSKDKACGVVAFDTHTGKTHAIASRNVLMATGGAGRLFHTTSNSWDLTGDGMALALKAGLQLEDSEFVQFHPTGLAHTGILLSEASRGEGGILRNADGEAFMARYAPEHKDLAARDVVSRSIMAEVDAGRGVADPKDPNGPKDCVWLDMTGIDKAHMQEVLPQVVETIHDYAGLDPSKDWVAVKPTAHYTMGGIPITTDGEVYRWEDDKRHIVSGLYAAGECSCVSVHGANRLGGNSLLDACLFGTRAGESMAQSIASEENDIPDTDEQSSDTESQNATQLSADKRQQSVKTLLTSSTDDNTAEAASGIGIAPTRSEQPTGEIDNSKSTSTSTEQSTGQSDSSSASNASSNKSTAGNDNPYQLLADLGTTMERAVAVRCDANSIAKAQQAIADELLPRAKALRTHSDATAFNQELTAIWEVNNLIELAQAMLDASAARHESRGAFARTDFPERDDDHFLAHSMANANGDVKWQPVHIVDMPPKSRAY; encoded by the coding sequence ATGAGTCCAGAGCAAGTTGAAGACATGTACGATGCGGTGATCATCGGCGCGGGGGCTGCCGGATTGTCGGCGGCACTGGGAATCCTGCGGTCCGATAAAGTCAAGGAAATGAAGACGCAAGGCCGCAACCCGAAGCTTTTGGTCATCTCCAAACTGCAGGCATTGCGTTCACACACCGGTTCGGCGGAAGGCGGCATCGCCGCAAGCCTCGGCAACATCGAACATGACGACTGGCACTGGCATTATTACGACACCGTCAAAGGCAGCGATTGGCTGGCCGACCAGGATGCGGTCAAAATACTAGCGCAATATGCACCTCAGACCGTGGTCAACCTCGAGCGCAGCGGCGTGGCGTTTTCGCGCACCGAGGACGGGCATATCGCTCAGCGCAAGTTCGGCGGGCACACCAAGGGCTATGGCAAGGCTCCAATCAAGCGCGCGGCTTATGCGGCCGACCGCATCGGCCATCAGATTCTTTACGCGCTGTGGCAGCAGTGTATCGGAGCTGGAGTGCAGTTCGCGGAGGAATGGTATGTCACCGATCTGGTCTTGAACGGCAGCAAAGACAAAGCCTGCGGCGTGGTCGCGTTTGATACCCACACCGGCAAAACGCACGCTATCGCCTCCCGCAACGTTCTGATGGCAACGGGCGGTGCCGGACGGTTGTTCCATACGACTTCTAACTCTTGGGACCTAACCGGCGACGGTATGGCGCTGGCGCTGAAGGCCGGTTTGCAGCTTGAGGATTCGGAATTCGTGCAGTTCCATCCCACGGGGCTGGCACACACGGGAATTCTCCTTTCCGAAGCCTCACGCGGCGAAGGCGGCATCCTGCGCAACGCGGACGGTGAGGCGTTCATGGCCCGCTATGCCCCGGAGCACAAGGATCTGGCGGCACGAGATGTGGTCAGCCGTTCCATCATGGCCGAAGTCGACGCCGGTCGTGGCGTGGCCGACCCGAAGGATCCGAATGGTCCGAAAGACTGCGTCTGGCTGGATATGACGGGAATCGACAAGGCACACATGCAAGAGGTGCTGCCCCAAGTGGTCGAAACCATACACGATTACGCAGGCCTTGACCCGAGCAAGGACTGGGTGGCCGTGAAGCCTACGGCGCATTACACCATGGGCGGCATCCCCATCACCACCGACGGCGAAGTCTATCGTTGGGAAGACGACAAACGCCATATCGTGAGCGGGCTTTATGCAGCTGGTGAATGTTCCTGCGTCAGCGTTCACGGCGCGAACCGTTTGGGCGGCAACAGCCTGCTCGACGCCTGTCTGTTCGGCACACGTGCCGGCGAATCCATGGCACAAAGCATCGCTAGTGAAGAGAACGATATTCCCGACACCGACGAACAATCTTCAGATACCGAAAGCCAGAATGCGACGCAATTGTCTGCGGATAAGCGCCAACAGTCGGTCAAAACCCTACTGACGTCATCCACCGACGATAACACCGCCGAAGCCGCCAGCGGTATTGGAATCGCACCAACACGAAGTGAGCAGCCCACCGGCGAAATCGACAACAGCAAAAGCACTTCAACATCAACCGAGCAGAGCACCGGTCAAAGCGATTCATCGTCCGCAAGCAACGCAAGCAGCAACAAGTCGACTGCCGGTAACGACAACCCCTACCAGCTGTTGGCCGACCTTGGAACGACCATGGAACGCGCGGTCGCGGTGAGATGCGATGCCAACAGCATCGCCAAGGCACAACAGGCCATTGCCGACGAACTGCTTCCTCGTGCCAAGGCCCTGCGTACCCATTCGGATGCCACAGCCTTCAACCAGGAGCTCACAGCTATATGGGAGGTCAACAACCTCATCGAACTGGCACAGGCAATGCTCGACGCTTCAGCCGCACGTCACGAATCCCGCGGAGCATTCGCCCGCACCGATTTCCCGGAACGCGACGACGATCATTTCCTGGCTCACTCCATGGCCAACGCCAACGGCGACGTGAAGTGGCAACCGGTCCATATCGTTGATATGCCGCCGAAATCGCGTGCATATTAG
- a CDS encoding DNA-processing protein DprA has product MMNGNALASATNSSSSIDDDTLARAILTFCIDSADALLFATIKGAGDAVTALQLIADEKGGTRNRNRLDEVFATGTAKWGRKVNARGMGSFHHGLERWRERLHQLPSSDKTVLKDFFTVNGSQWTIGPTSPYWPSQLNDLSIRKDWASPLCLWGIGNPAALASCPQPLAVVGSRGADDYGRYVARTIAKKAAEQGHLVVSGGAFGIDAAAHWGALDAMSGLGESESGRTVAIFAGGLNHIGPERNQPLFDRIKANGGALISELCPNTIPEARRFLLRNRIIAALASTVVVAQARSRSGALNTANWAAELGREVYAAPGNINVPGNTGCNWLIRDHRAIILTSVNSVDEICHEGHAPKVLNIGEPTTTPTNNETTENQAAKSISHLSTSTGKENHGYIDQPQRQPDDSNTNRTGAGLQVPLPSSTETARSGQGNAATGQSSSGRHISQSPASKAKPTVVQQEVLTAIRRCRRQGNAATHEAILEMLNTPRPAGKRQSFMQNPANTTIQEATSWSIGKLESELGEMELRGLIALKSGTVQIVTNNRRKADNP; this is encoded by the coding sequence ATGATGAATGGCAACGCATTGGCATCTGCCACAAATTCATCGTCATCCATCGATGACGACACGTTGGCTCGGGCCATCCTGACCTTCTGCATCGACAGTGCCGACGCTCTGCTGTTCGCCACCATCAAAGGGGCCGGCGACGCCGTCACCGCCCTGCAGCTTATCGCCGACGAAAAGGGCGGTACCCGCAACCGAAACAGGCTCGATGAGGTCTTCGCCACCGGAACGGCCAAATGGGGCCGGAAAGTCAACGCGCGAGGCATGGGCTCGTTCCACCACGGATTGGAGCGTTGGCGGGAACGTCTGCATCAGTTGCCCTCGAGCGATAAAACCGTGCTCAAAGACTTTTTCACGGTAAACGGATCGCAGTGGACCATCGGACCAACCAGCCCATACTGGCCTAGCCAGCTCAACGATCTTTCCATCAGGAAGGACTGGGCCTCCCCGCTGTGCCTCTGGGGCATCGGCAATCCTGCGGCCTTGGCGAGCTGCCCGCAACCGTTGGCCGTGGTGGGTTCGCGTGGAGCGGACGATTACGGTCGATATGTTGCCCGAACCATCGCGAAAAAAGCTGCGGAACAAGGGCACCTTGTGGTTTCCGGCGGTGCATTCGGCATCGATGCAGCAGCACATTGGGGTGCTCTGGACGCTATGAGCGGTCTCGGAGAAAGCGAAAGCGGACGAACCGTGGCCATCTTCGCCGGAGGGCTCAACCATATCGGCCCGGAACGCAACCAGCCCTTGTTCGACCGCATCAAAGCCAATGGCGGAGCACTCATCAGCGAGCTGTGCCCGAACACCATCCCCGAGGCGCGGCGGTTCCTCTTGCGCAACCGCATCATCGCGGCTTTGGCCTCCACCGTGGTCGTAGCTCAGGCGCGCAGCCGCTCAGGAGCACTGAACACGGCCAATTGGGCGGCGGAACTGGGCCGCGAGGTCTATGCCGCTCCCGGCAATATCAACGTTCCGGGCAACACCGGCTGCAACTGGCTGATCCGTGACCATCGCGCCATCATTCTCACCTCAGTCAATTCCGTCGATGAAATCTGCCATGAAGGACACGCGCCAAAAGTACTGAATATTGGTGAACCTACGACAACTCCTACCAACAATGAAACGACCGAAAACCAAGCGGCAAAGTCAATCTCTCACCTATCTACCAGCACCGGAAAGGAAAACCATGGATACATTGATCAACCGCAACGGCAACCTGATGATTCAAATACCAACCGGACAGGTGCCGGTTTGCAAGTCCCCTTGCCAAGCAGCACCGAGACTGCGCGGTCTGGTCAGGGAAACGCGGCAACGGGACAAAGCTCATCCGGCCGGCACATTTCGCAGTCGCCAGCGTCCAAGGCCAAACCCACCGTTGTGCAGCAGGAGGTGTTGACCGCTATACGCCGTTGCAGGCGGCAAGGCAATGCAGCCACCCATGAAGCCATTCTGGAGATGCTCAATACGCCACGGCCCGCCGGCAAGCGCCAATCATTTATGCAAAACCCTGCAAATACGACGATACAAGAAGCCACTTCATGGAGCATTGGCAAGCTGGAAAGCGAGCTCGGAGAGATGGAGCTGCGCGGCCTGATTGCACTGAAATCAGGCACAGTTCAAATCGTCACCAATAACCGTAGAAAAGCAGATAACCCATAA
- a CDS encoding methyltransferase has translation MNKTTYTNMAKVWEMAETHALSLESDVLRKARADAEKAKLPQGSAAQANLLRFITRTLNATSIISVGTGSIVEAMQLVEGLGGAGQLTAVDSSARGITLIRSLFADISDSVDNRTTLRAVNTSPTVFLPRLNAGTYDLIVVSGVASNYEPSFVEAANLLKVGGRIIFTDMSGLAYPRDGKAEAMRALLTNVEDDERFEQALTPTGTGMLIAVKR, from the coding sequence ATGAACAAAACGACATATACGAATATGGCCAAGGTTTGGGAAATGGCGGAGACCCATGCGCTGAGTCTCGAAAGTGACGTACTGCGCAAGGCCCGCGCCGACGCCGAAAAAGCCAAGCTTCCACAAGGTTCCGCAGCACAGGCCAATCTGCTGCGTTTCATCACCCGCACGCTCAACGCGACCTCCATCATCAGTGTCGGCACAGGCTCGATCGTCGAAGCAATGCAATTGGTTGAAGGCCTAGGCGGCGCCGGGCAGCTGACGGCCGTGGATTCCTCGGCCCGCGGCATCACGCTGATCCGCAGCCTTTTCGCCGATATTTCCGATTCCGTCGATAACCGCACCACGCTTCGCGCCGTCAACACCTCCCCGACCGTCTTCCTGCCTCGCCTGAACGCCGGCACCTACGACCTCATCGTCGTCTCCGGAGTCGCCTCGAACTACGAGCCTTCCTTCGTCGAAGCGGCGAACTTGCTGAAAGTCGGCGGGCGCATCATCTTCACCGATATGTCGGGTCTCGCCTACCCCAGAGACGGGAAGGCGGAAGCCATGCGCGCGTTGCTCACCAACGTCGAGGACGACGAACGCTTCGAACAGGCACTGACGCCGACGGGCACCGGCATGCTGATTGCCGTGAAACGCTGA